CATTCATTTCCCTCCATCTATCCACGATTCCTATGTCCTCTCCACCATATACACCTCTCCCAGCCCTTCCCTCCAATTCTTTGAAGTTATAAATCTTGACGAGGGCCGGAACCTTAATGGCCTGCCCAACTATAACTGCTTCTCCCTTACCAAGGCCAGCTATATCCTCCATAAGATCTTTACTAAGCTGTTCGCTAGCCCTCAAAACATGCTCTTGATCCTTTGGATTGACTATCCTAAGGATTATCTTAGTGTTCATTTGACTTAGAACATCCTCATTTAACCTACTGGGCCTTTGAGAGACCACTCCAAGGCCAACCCCAAATTTTCTACCCTCCCTAGCTATCCTGCTCATGATCTTAGATGCGTCACTTTGTTCGCCCTGAGGAGCAAATATATGGGCCTCTTCAACGATTATAAGAATTGGATAAGCTAGTGCTGGATACTTTTCCCTGATCTCATCCATTATCTCTTGATATTCTCTCACCCTGCTTCCGGAGACCCTATTCAAACTCTTCCTGGCTTTTTCAAAGTCAACCCTTTTCTCAAACACTTCCTCCAAAAATTTCCCGACAACGAGTCTCATCTGATTCTCGTCTAGGGGGCCTAGATCTATTACATTAACCATTCCTGGCCTTATCGCGGCGACCAAATTTTCACTTGTTACGAAAGCTCCATAGTTCCTAAGAAATCTGTTTATCCTATATATTAACCCCCTAATCGTTTCAACTCTCTCGCTTCTTAGTGGTTCAGAGGAGTAATTCTCCTTTTTAGGATCCCAGTATCTTATGCTCTTTTTAGATATCCATTCCCTTAGTTTAACCTCTAACGCTTCAAGTAATCTCCTCCCTCCATATCCTTGATTTTCGTACTTAACAGTCTCCCAGGCCCTTCCTAAGTATTCCCTTTGAATTGAGGCGTGGGTAGGAACCTCAAGAAGGTTTGCTAATTCTTCTGCATCTAACTCATCAACCCTAATTTTACCTTCAATTATATTTACCAGATCAGTCCCCGTATCCGGTAGTCTTAGGTTGACGTAGTCGCCATGGGGATCTAGAACAACAACGGTTCCTCCTATCCCCTCAACTAATCCCCTAATCATAACTGCAACGGCATTGCTTTTTCCTGCTCCAGTAACCGCTAGGACTGCAAAGTGCCTTGAGACAAGCTCATCTACATCTAAGCTAATTTTAACTCCTGGTCTCAGTAGAAGGGTTCCAATCTCTATGCTTGGACCATTTGGCCTATATATCCTCTCTAGAATATCATCTGATGCCCTATATACGAACTCTCCATTTCTGACAGGTACTCTGTTTGGAACGAGCTCATCCCCATCCACTTTCCCAAGTATCCTAACGGTTGCAACGACCTCCTCATTTTCCACCAAGCTCTCTCCATATTCATTTATATCAAGCCTTAAAGAGTTGAAGTTACTTTTTCCAGCTGAAAGAAGCCAATTAACGTTTTTCACACTTCTAACAACTCCAAGAACCCATTCTCCACTCCTGTTTTTAGTAACCACAAATTCGCCAAAGGAAATATTCTCCTCGGGATTAACCGAGAACTCATAGTTAATGAAGCTTGATTCTCCCCTTACAATTCCTATATATTCACCCTCCTCGATCATCATTATACATCCCCTCCCTCACCTTAAGAAAGTTTTCTAACTGTGTATCTAAATAACACTGGAGTTGAAAGGGCCGTAAGCATCGATACTATAACTACCGTTGCAAATATCCCTTCATCTATGAGTCCCTTCTCTAATCCTAGCTTGAGAATTGCAAGCTCCAAGCTTCCTCTCCCTCCCATTCCTATCCCAACGATTATTGCATCTCTAATGGAAGAACCAAAAATTTTCATACCAAGTCCACAGCCAATTAATTTTCCAAGAACTGCAGATGCGTAGAGTAATAGGATTAATAGGATACTTATATCCCTAACATTTGGATTAAACATTAACCCTACGTACACGAAGAACAAGGGTATGAAGAACTCAACGAGAACGATTTCAAGCTCTTCAATTAGCTCATTTAGCTTGATCCTCGTTATGACCATTGGGTCTTTCCTTTCTCTTAATCTACTAATTGTTAATCCCGCTAAATATGCCCCTATTATTTGATTCAACCCTATATCCTGGGCTATAAACGCGAGGGTGAACGTCAACACTATCGTAAACGTGAAGAATATGTGTAGATCCCTGATAATATTGTAAAACCGAGTAGATCTTTTAAATACGAATTCTGAGAGCATTAGAACTCCCAAAATAAAGATAACTATCTTAATTGTTAGAAAGACCAACGAGAGGCCAGATATTCCTCCCTGGGTTATACCCGTGAGTATACCGATTAAGTAAACGGCTATTATGTCATCAGCAAAGGCCGCTCCCATGAGTACCGAGGAGATATCCTTCTTGACCCTCTCCCTCACTAAAACACCACTCGTAACTTCTATTGCAGTATTTCCGAGGGTTATTCCAACAAAAAGCGCAGCTATTAGGCTTTTCTCGAGGAAATAAACTGTTAGAAATCCCAAGATAAACGAGAAGGCCACCCCAAACATGGCCACAACGCTAGCCTTTACTTTGTTCCTGGAGATCGCTGAGAAGTTGCTAGTTAAACCCATGTAAAGCATCATCATTATGAGCCCAAACTCCCCTAGAACCTTAAGCTCACTTGTAGGGAGGACTATCGAAAGCCCAAATGGTCCCAAGATTATACCCGTGAGTATATGGGCAATTATAGGATGGATCCCCTTTTTCTTTAATAACCACTCGAGAGACTTAGCTACCACGAGTAAGATTGAAAGATCAAAGATGTAGCTCATTTCAGGGCCTCCTCGAGAGGAGAGCAAACAGGAACCAGGTTAGCATAAGTAGCAATGCAAGCACCATCGCTATTGTCACGCCCCTTCTAGTTCCGAAAGCTATTGGAACCGGGCCTATCATTATTATACCTCCAGCCTCTACATTTGACTCTTGAGGCTGGCCAAATGCCGAGATTAATGTTCCCAAGAATACAAGCATAAACCCTATCATTATCAATGCTATTCCAGTAATTATTAGAGCTTCACCTTTCATGTTAGAAAGTTTGGGGAGGATTTATAATAGTTTATCTACCCTCCCATACTTGATGCTTGTCATACTTGACTTAGATGATACACTCTGCAATACGTGGGAAGCACTAAGACTAGCCCTGATAAGGTTAACTCCAATCATTATCATGAAGAGAAAATTTAAGCTAATAGCCTATTTCCTTACGAAAAGATATGAAAAGCTCGAGAGCATTAGGGATATACACCTCCTGGACTTCGAAGGGATATTCAACAGGATAATGGAGGATATCTATCGAGATCTTGACAAAGAAGAAATTAAAGAGATGCTTGATCTTTTTGATAGGGCATTCTTTGCTAACCTTAAGCTCTATGACGATGTATTACCATTCTTGAATGAGCTTAAACAAATGAAAGCAAAGCTTGCTCTTGTAACGGATTCAGCTTCAAGCTGGCAAAGAAGAAAGCTTGAAGTACTTGGAATCCAGAGGTACTTTGATAAAATTATAGTTAGTGGAGATACCGGGCATACAAAGCTCGAACCTTATAACTTCTATTTGGCAACGAAAATGTTTCCAAAGGAAGATAAAATTTTCGTTATAGGAGATAGGGATGACACCGATATGAAGGGTGGGAAAGCAATAGGGGCAACGACGATTCTAGTAAAGAGGGGCTACTTCAAAGGAAGAAGGGCAAAGTACGCCGATTATATTGTAAACAATCTATATGAGGCACTAGAGGTGATTAAAGGTGAGCTTAAAGCTTGAGCTTAAAAGGAAAGCCCTTCACATGACTGGATTATCCGTACCCTTAATATACTTAGCCTTAGGTAAAAGTGCTGCAATAACCTTCGTTTTAATATTCTTAATAATCTTCCTGGCGTTAGAGCCTTTTAGACTTGGTGAAGGGTTAAGAATCAAGGTGAAAGAGAAATTAGGAATTCCTGAAGAAGTTACGGAGAAAATAGAGAGAGAAATCGATGGAATAGCAAGAGAACGTGAGAAAAGAGGGATAGGAGCCCACATCTATTTTACAATAGCGGCCCTACTAGTGATCTACCTTTTTCCTAGGGAAGTTGCCATCGGTAGCATTTCAGTTGCAACGTTAGGTGATGCAATGGCCGCGATCATTGGTAAGTCATATGGAAGACACAGGTTCAAAAATGGAAAAAGCGTCGAAGGAAGCTTAGCATACTTTATAACGGGTCTGCTAATATTAACCCCTCTAGTAGGATTGAAAATGGCCCTCTTAGCTTCCCTAGTTGGAATGATAGTAGAGTTCTATGGCCTACCTCCTGACGATAACTTTTCTAATCAGCTTGCAATAGCGATAACCCTTTACTTAGCGGGGGTGAGATAATGAAGTTTCCCAGGATTGGACTTCCCAAGGAGAAAGTTATAGAACTCATTAATGAAAAAACTAAGAAAGATCTAACGTTTTCATCTGGTAAAATCCTTGGCTCGATGTGCACGATGCCCCACGATCTAGCAATCGAAGTGTACACTAAATATATAGATAGGAATTTAGGTGATCCTGGGTTACACCCTGGGACTAGAAAAATTGAGGAAGAAGTAATAGAGATGATCTCCGATCTTCTACATCTAGAGAAAGGCCACGGTCACATAGTTTCTGGAGGAACGGAAGCAAACATACTCGCCGTTAGAGCTTTCAGGAATCTTTCAGATGTGGAGAAACCAGAATTGATACTACCCAAGAGTGCTCATTTCTCATTCATAAAAGCCGGGGAGATGCTCGGGGTTAAGTTAGTATGGGCCGAGCTTAATCCTGACTATACGGTTGACGTTAGGGATGTTGAGGCTAAGATAAGTGACAACACGATAGGAATAGTTGGGATAGCTGGAACCACTGGGCTTGGAGTTGTGGACGACATTCCAGCATTGAGCGACTTGGCTAGGGATTACGGCATTCCCCTCCACGTGGATGCGGCTTTTGGAGGTTTTGTGATACCCTTCGCCAAAGAACTTGGCTACGAGTTGCCCGACTTTGACTTTAAGCTTAAAGGGGTTCAGAGTATAACGATAGATCCGCACAAGATGGGGATGGCCCCCATACCAGCTGGGGGTATAGTGTTCAGGAGAAAGAAGTACTTGAAGGCGATAAGCGTTTTAGCTCCATACTTAGCGGGGGGGAAAGTATGGCAAGCTACGATAACGGGAACTAGGCCAGGAGCTAGCGTAATAGCTGTTTGGGCATTAATAAAGCATCTAGGCTTCGAAGGTTATATGAGAATAGTAGAGAGGGCTATGAAGCTTTCAAGATGGTTTGCGGAGGAGATTAAGAAGATCAACAACGCATGGCTTGTGAGGGAACCAATGTTGAATATAGTCTCCTTCCAGACGAAGAACTTGAAGAAGGTTGAGAGAGAACTCAAAAGTAGGGGTTGGGGGATAAGCGCTCATAGGGGATATATAAGGATCGTCTTCATGCCCCACGTTACCAGGGAAATGATTGAAGAGTTCCTAAAAGACTTAAAGGAGGTCCTATCTTGAAGAAGCTAAAGGTTTATATCCCAGGAATAAAGTTTCCTTCGATTTCAGTTACAGGTGAGTATTGTTATCTAAACTGTGCTCACTGTGGGAGGCACTATCTCAAGGGAATGCTCAAAGTAACTAGAAAAAGTCTTCTTGAAAGATGCATGGAAATGGAGAAAGAAGGGTACACTGGTTGTCTCTTAAGTGGTGGCATGGATTCAAGGCTTAAAGTTCCTCTAGATAAGTTTAAAGATGAGATCAAAGCCATAAAAGAGAAGACAAAGCTTAAGATAAATGCCCACGTTGGGTTCGTGGATGAAAGTGATCTCGAGTGGCTAAAATATATTGATGTAGTCTCCCTTGACTTTGTTGGAGATAATGAAGTCATAAAGAGGGTTTACAAAATAGACAAGAAGGTAGAAGATTATCTAAGGGTTCTTGACCTCCTAACGGAGAACGGAATTAGGGTTGCTCCCCACATAACGATAGGTTTAGACTTCGGCAAGGTTCACTGGGAATTCAAAGCGATAGACATTCTCGTTAACTATCCTATAGATGTCTTAGTCCTGGATGTCCTGATCCCAACCCCTGGAACTGAAATGGCAAATGTCCCAAAGGTTCCCGTTGATGAAGCTATAAGGGTAGTTAAGTACGCCAGGGAAAAGTTCTCGGGTGAATTAAGCATAGGGTGTATGAGGCCATTCGGTGAGTGGAGGGTGAAGTTTGACAGGGAAGCGATACTAGCTGGTGTTGATAGGATAACTAACCCTCCCAGGAAGATCATAGAATGGGCCAAGAAGATTAGAGATGTTGAAATTATCTATGAGTGTTGTGTCATGTAGAGATTTAAACTCCTAAGGGAATATACTATGATGGTGCTCCGCATGAAAGTTGAGTGGTATCTTGACTTCGTTGATCTAAACTATGAACCTGGAAGGGATGAGCTGATAGTGGAATACTACTTTGAGCCGAACGGTGTCTCCCCAGAGGAAGCCGCCGGTAGGATAGCCAGCGAGAGTTCTATTGGTACTTGGACAACACTCTGGAAGCTTCCGGAGATGGCGAAGAGGAGTATGGCTAAGGTTTTCTACTTAGAAAAACACGGGGAGGGATACATAGCTAAGATAGCCTACCCCCTAACTCTCTTCGAGGAGGGAAGCCTAGTTCAATTGTTCAGTGCAGTAGCTGGAAACGTCTTTGGAATGAAGGCTTTGAAAAACCTAAGACTACTGGACTTCCATCCACCATATGAATACTTAAGGCACTTTAAAGGCCCCCAGTTTGGGGTTCAGGGAATAAGGGAGTTCATGGGCGTTAAGGACAGGCCATTAACGGCAACGGTTCCAAAGCCAAAGATGGGGTGGAGCGTTGAGGAATATGCTGAGATAGCTTACGAACTCTGGAGTGGTGGTATAGACCTTCTAAAGGATGATGAGAACTTCACGAGCTTTCCCTTCAACAGGTTTGAAGAGAGGGTCAGAAAGCTCTACAGGGTTAGGGATAGGGTTGAGGCCGAGACTGGGGAAACTAAGGAATATCTGATAAATATAACGGGCCCAGTTAACATTATGGAGAAGAGAGCAGAGATGGTTGCCAATGAGGGAGGACAGTACGTGATGATAGATATAGTGGTGGCAGGATGGAGCGCCCTCCAGTATATGAGGGAAGTTACCGAAGATCTAGGCTTAGCAATACATGCCCACAGGGCTATGCATGCAGCTTTCACAAGGAACCCAAGGCATGGAATAACTATGCTAGCCTTGGCAAAGGCCGCTAGAATGATAGGTGTTGATCAAATACACACAGGAACGGCCGTTGGGAAGATGGCCGGTAATTACGAGGAGATAAAGAGGATTAATGACTTCCTCTTAAGTAAGTGGGAGCACATAAGACCTGTATTCCCTGTGGCCAGTGGAGGTCTCCATCCAGGATTGATGCCAGAGTTAATAAGGCTCTTTGGAAAGGACTTAGTGATTCAAGCAGGCGGCGGGGTTATGGGGCACCCAGATGGTCCTAGGGCCGGGGCCAAAGCTCTCAGAGATGCAATAGATGCCGCAATCGAAGGGGTTGACTTAGATGAAAAAGCAAAATCGAGTCCGGAACTTAAAAAAAGCCTTAGAGAAGTGGGGTTATCTAAAGCCAAAGTAGGTGTCCAACATTGAAGATAGCTAAAATCAGAGATTTATACTTGGAAATCCCTAACGTTCGCTATTCCTTTTTTACTACCCCTTACATTCCTCATAAGTTGGGAACTGCGGTTGACGTTTACTTCGAGGATGTTGCTCTCTTTCCATTAGAAGAGGGGAAGTTGATAGATGTCAAAAAGATAAGAACCCCAAGGTATATACCAGTTAAAGAAGATTACATCATGATATTTTCTCTTGGAGAGATCTGTCTTAAAGTTCTTCATGTTCAACCAAGTATTGAACCTGGAGACAGCGTTTCTTTAGGAGATGAGATTGGAAAGTTAAGGCTTTCAGGATTCTTCTCTCCATGGACTGATAAGCATGCCCACTTTGAGTTAAGGCCATGCAACGATCCATACAGAGCTAGAGGCGGTTTAGTGATCTATCCAATATTAACGGGGATTGTAAGAACTGCAAGAGGGAACGAATTTAAGGTCGTCGAGAAGAACGAGAGGTACGCTATGCTGGAACCTTTAAAGAAAGGTAAGAAAGGAATGACACCTTTTGGATACGTCGAAGGGGGAGTTCCCCACTACAGGTACGGGGCGATACTAAATGGGAACGAAGCATCACTCCTGGGAAAGAGCGTGAAAGCTGAGAGAATTTTACCCAACGGAGTTGGGTTATTTAAGGCTGACTTTAAAGTTTTAGCCAATGGAAGCATTGTTAAGGGAATTAGCGTCTATTGTAACGATGAAAAGATAAAGCTCATAGGAGGGAACTTTGAGGTGGATGAGGTAGTGGAGCTTAAATTTATATAAAATATTTAACCAAGATCAATCCATGAACAGGAAGCTCGACGAGTTCATTAACATTACCTCTTCTACCCATGGGGGGAAGGAAGTGAAGAAGAAAAATAATAGCAAAAAGAGACTTAGAGAGACAAACTTAGACAGCTTTTTGCCAGAGGAGCATATAGAGTTCTTTAAAAACCTAAGGATAGGCTCAAAAAAGATAGCTAGGAAAAAGATAGAGGAACTCTAAATAGACACAACTCCAAGAATAAGGGCAAAGAGTGCAGCGCTCTCGTTCAGGTTGACTTTAATTAGATAATCTCTCTTTACTAAATGATTCCTAACGGCGTAAAAGCTTAGAGCCGCAAGGAGTATAAGGGAATCGTAAGTTGAAAGTTTGCCTCCAAGCATGAATCCAAGGATAAAGGCTAAGGTTCCAGATATTAGAGAGGGGAGCACGCTGTAATTGCTTGGTTCGTTACCATGACCTTTCCATAGGTAATAATTAAGCTTTGAAAATGAGAACGCCGTTCCGAAGGATACCGCGTAAATAATGATCTTATCTAATTTTGAAGTTACCAGCTGGGCTTTTCCAACCCCTCCAATGGTAACTCCCAAGCCCGAGATCGCTAGGCTAAGCATTAAAATGGAGATAAGAAGAAGAGAATTTTTCGAA
This Pyrococcus horikoshii OT3 DNA region includes the following protein-coding sequences:
- the herA gene encoding DNA double-strand break repair helicase HerA; this translates as MMIEEGEYIGIVRGESSFINYEFSVNPEENISFGEFVVTKNRSGEWVLGVVRSVKNVNWLLSAGKSNFNSLRLDINEYGESLVENEEVVATVRILGKVDGDELVPNRVPVRNGEFVYRASDDILERIYRPNGPSIEIGTLLLRPGVKISLDVDELVSRHFAVLAVTGAGKSNAVAVMIRGLVEGIGGTVVVLDPHGDYVNLRLPDTGTDLVNIIEGKIRVDELDAEELANLLEVPTHASIQREYLGRAWETVKYENQGYGGRRLLEALEVKLREWISKKSIRYWDPKKENYSSEPLRSERVETIRGLIYRINRFLRNYGAFVTSENLVAAIRPGMVNVIDLGPLDENQMRLVVGKFLEEVFEKRVDFEKARKSLNRVSGSRVREYQEIMDEIREKYPALAYPILIIVEEAHIFAPQGEQSDASKIMSRIAREGRKFGVGLGVVSQRPSRLNEDVLSQMNTKIILRIVNPKDQEHVLRASEQLSKDLMEDIAGLGKGEAVIVGQAIKVPALVKIYNFKELEGRAGRGVYGGEDIGIVDRWREMNEELIRIDPDIDF
- a CDS encoding cation:proton antiporter, which encodes MSYIFDLSILLVVAKSLEWLLKKKGIHPIIAHILTGIILGPFGLSIVLPTSELKVLGEFGLIMMMLYMGLTSNFSAISRNKVKASVVAMFGVAFSFILGFLTVYFLEKSLIAALFVGITLGNTAIEVTSGVLVRERVKKDISSVLMGAAFADDIIAVYLIGILTGITQGGISGLSLVFLTIKIVIFILGVLMLSEFVFKRSTRFYNIIRDLHIFFTFTIVLTFTLAFIAQDIGLNQIIGAYLAGLTISRLRERKDPMVITRIKLNELIEELEIVLVEFFIPLFFVYVGLMFNPNVRDISILLILLLYASAVLGKLIGCGLGMKIFGSSIRDAIIVGIGMGGRGSLELAILKLGLEKGLIDEGIFATVVIVSMLTALSTPVLFRYTVRKLS
- a CDS encoding TIGR00304 family membrane protein, whose product is MKGEALIITGIALIMIGFMLVFLGTLISAFGQPQESNVEAGGIIMIGPVPIAFGTRRGVTIAMVLALLLMLTWFLFALLSRRP
- a CDS encoding HAD family hydrolase, yielding MLVILDLDDTLCNTWEALRLALIRLTPIIIMKRKFKLIAYFLTKRYEKLESIRDIHLLDFEGIFNRIMEDIYRDLDKEEIKEMLDLFDRAFFANLKLYDDVLPFLNELKQMKAKLALVTDSASSWQRRKLEVLGIQRYFDKIIVSGDTGHTKLEPYNFYLATKMFPKEDKIFVIGDRDDTDMKGGKAIGATTILVKRGYFKGRRAKYADYIVNNLYEALEVIKGELKA
- a CDS encoding diacylglycerol/polyprenol kinase family protein, which encodes MSLKLELKRKALHMTGLSVPLIYLALGKSAAITFVLIFLIIFLALEPFRLGEGLRIKVKEKLGIPEEVTEKIEREIDGIAREREKRGIGAHIYFTIAALLVIYLFPREVAIGSISVATLGDAMAAIIGKSYGRHRFKNGKSVEGSLAYFITGLLILTPLVGLKMALLASLVGMIVEFYGLPPDDNFSNQLAIAITLYLAGVR
- the mfnA gene encoding tyrosine decarboxylase MfnA, with amino-acid sequence MKFPRIGLPKEKVIELINEKTKKDLTFSSGKILGSMCTMPHDLAIEVYTKYIDRNLGDPGLHPGTRKIEEEVIEMISDLLHLEKGHGHIVSGGTEANILAVRAFRNLSDVEKPELILPKSAHFSFIKAGEMLGVKLVWAELNPDYTVDVRDVEAKISDNTIGIVGIAGTTGLGVVDDIPALSDLARDYGIPLHVDAAFGGFVIPFAKELGYELPDFDFKLKGVQSITIDPHKMGMAPIPAGGIVFRRKKYLKAISVLAPYLAGGKVWQATITGTRPGASVIAVWALIKHLGFEGYMRIVERAMKLSRWFAEEIKKINNAWLVREPMLNIVSFQTKNLKKVERELKSRGWGISAHRGYIRIVFMPHVTREMIEEFLKDLKEVLS
- a CDS encoding radical SAM protein, translated to MKKLKVYIPGIKFPSISVTGEYCYLNCAHCGRHYLKGMLKVTRKSLLERCMEMEKEGYTGCLLSGGMDSRLKVPLDKFKDEIKAIKEKTKLKINAHVGFVDESDLEWLKYIDVVSLDFVGDNEVIKRVYKIDKKVEDYLRVLDLLTENGIRVAPHITIGLDFGKVHWEFKAIDILVNYPIDVLVLDVLIPTPGTEMANVPKVPVDEAIRVVKYAREKFSGELSIGCMRPFGEWRVKFDREAILAGVDRITNPPRKIIEWAKKIRDVEIIYECCVM
- a CDS encoding PCNA-inhibitor, producing MNRKLDEFINITSSTHGGKEVKKKNNSKKRLRETNLDSFLPEEHIEFFKNLRIGSKKIARKKIEEL